One Bradyrhizobium sp. CCGB12 genomic window carries:
- a CDS encoding AMP-binding protein, producing the protein MINLSSFIAFHAQRTPDRPALKYRGEEVSYAVFDARIRHAAGWLAAQGIGPGDVVAVLMKNSAAFLELVFATSHLGAVFLPINFRLSRDEVGYIAGNAGARLLIADEELVANAAGAEIVVLDEVAQQSITRLAGEVTAAPMHARQPSDLMRLMYTSGTTDRPKGVMLTYENFYWKSADQTIALGLSADTRLLVVGPLYHVGALDLPGVAVLWHGGFIRIERNFEPETALAAIAEDKLDAAWFAPVMTTAMLTCPTRDRYDVSSLKWAIGGGEKTPELRIRAFSEYFRSARYIDAYGLTETVGGDTFMEAGREIEKIGSTGRAIAHVEIEIRDEDGKTLPPNVNGEICLRGPKVTRGYWRDPEKTASAFFGDWFRSGDVGYLDDDGFLYLTDRKKDMIISGGENIASSEVERVIYELAEVREVAVIGLRDARWGERPVAIVVLAEGTSLELPALTAHCRTRLASFKVPKQLVIRDSLPRNPSGKILKRVLRAELETVA; encoded by the coding sequence ATGATCAACCTGTCGAGCTTCATCGCCTTTCACGCCCAGCGCACGCCGGACCGGCCTGCGCTGAAATATCGCGGCGAGGAGGTTTCCTACGCGGTCTTCGACGCGCGCATCCGGCACGCCGCCGGCTGGCTCGCGGCGCAGGGCATCGGCCCCGGCGACGTCGTGGCCGTGCTGATGAAGAACAGCGCGGCGTTCCTGGAACTGGTCTTCGCTACCAGCCATCTCGGCGCGGTGTTCCTGCCGATCAATTTTCGCCTGTCGCGCGACGAGGTCGGCTACATCGCTGGCAATGCCGGCGCGCGGCTTCTGATCGCTGACGAGGAATTGGTCGCGAACGCGGCGGGGGCGGAGATCGTTGTGCTCGACGAGGTCGCGCAGCAGAGCATCACGCGCCTCGCAGGCGAGGTAACGGCGGCACCGATGCACGCGCGTCAGCCATCCGACCTGATGCGGCTGATGTACACCTCGGGCACGACCGACCGCCCCAAAGGCGTGATGCTTACCTACGAGAATTTCTACTGGAAGTCGGCGGACCAGACGATCGCGCTCGGCCTCAGCGCCGACACGCGTCTTCTCGTCGTCGGCCCGCTCTATCACGTCGGCGCGCTCGATTTGCCCGGCGTCGCCGTGCTCTGGCATGGCGGCTTCATCCGCATCGAACGCAATTTCGAGCCGGAGACGGCGCTTGCGGCCATCGCAGAGGACAAGCTTGACGCCGCATGGTTCGCGCCGGTCATGACCACCGCGATGCTGACCTGTCCGACCCGCGACCGCTACGACGTCTCCAGCCTGAAATGGGCGATCGGCGGCGGCGAGAAGACGCCGGAGCTGCGCATCCGTGCCTTCTCGGAATACTTCCGCAGCGCGCGCTACATCGACGCCTATGGCCTCACCGAGACCGTCGGCGGCGACACGTTCATGGAGGCCGGCCGCGAGATCGAGAAGATCGGCTCGACCGGGCGCGCCATCGCCCACGTCGAGATCGAGATCCGCGACGAGGATGGCAAGACGCTGCCGCCGAACGTCAATGGCGAGATCTGCCTGCGCGGGCCGAAGGTCACGCGCGGCTATTGGAGGGATCCGGAGAAGACGGCGTCTGCCTTCTTCGGCGACTGGTTCCGCAGCGGCGACGTCGGCTATCTCGACGACGACGGCTTCCTGTATCTCACCGACCGCAAGAAGGACATGATCATCTCCGGCGGCGAAAATATCGCCTCCTCCGAGGTCGAGCGTGTCATCTATGAGCTGGCGGAGGTGCGCGAGGTCGCGGTGATCGGCCTGCGCGATGCCCGCTGGGGCGAGCGGCCGGTCGCCATCGTCGTGCTGGCCGAAGGTACGAGCCTCGAGCTTCCTGCCCTCACTGCGCATTGCCGCACGCGGCTGGCGAGCTTCAAGGTGCCGAAACAGCTCGTCATCCGCGACAGCCTGCCCCGCAATCCATCCGGAAAGATCCTCAAGCGCGTGCTGCGCGCCGAACTGGAGACCGTGGCATGA
- a CDS encoding TetR/AcrR family transcriptional regulator, which translates to MTQRPATAKVTKLNRVERNAWTKQKIFDAATKVVGKHGYAEASVARITEQAGVAQGTFYNHFENRQELLDQLLPKIGLDMVEFIRARTGTADAARQEITRFAAFFDFIREVPEFLRILNEAEFFAPVGYQKHLDNIATAYVRILRRARLAGAIEDYSDEEFEAIVHMLMGSRGYLSRRYSYSKAGVTTVPDHVISAYRKLMTRGLFTASGDQDTP; encoded by the coding sequence ATGACGCAACGCCCCGCGACCGCGAAGGTGACAAAACTCAACCGCGTCGAGCGCAACGCCTGGACCAAGCAGAAGATCTTCGACGCCGCCACCAAGGTCGTCGGCAAGCATGGCTATGCCGAAGCATCCGTGGCGCGCATCACCGAACAGGCCGGCGTCGCGCAAGGCACCTTCTACAATCATTTCGAGAACCGGCAGGAGCTGCTCGACCAGCTTCTGCCCAAGATCGGTCTCGACATGGTCGAGTTCATCCGCGCGCGCACCGGCACGGCGGATGCGGCGCGGCAGGAGATCACGCGCTTCGCCGCCTTCTTCGATTTCATCCGTGAGGTCCCGGAATTCCTGCGCATCCTCAACGAGGCCGAGTTCTTCGCGCCCGTCGGCTACCAGAAGCATCTCGACAACATCGCGACCGCCTACGTGCGCATCCTGCGCCGGGCTCGTCTTGCAGGCGCGATCGAGGACTATAGCGACGAGGAATTCGAGGCCATCGTTCACATGCTGATGGGCTCGCGCGGTTATCTCAGCCGACGCTATTCCTATTCGAAAGCCGGCGTCACCACGGTGCCCGATCACGTCATCTCCGCCTATCGCAAGCTGATGACGCGCGGCCTCTTCACTGCCTCCGGAGATCAGGACACGCCATGA